The genomic segment TGCTGAATTTGGTTGAGTACAACTCTCTTGATTTACATCATACCTATGTGGCATTAATTCATCTCCAACCCCAACAGAAGCCaacatcaactgcaagatgaCATTATCAGAAAACTTATAGGAAGATAATATACTGAATTTTTGCATTGTCGTAAATGTTCTCAATATCCGAaggtgaaataaaaaataatggaaGGGAAGACTTTAAGTATTACTTATGTACCTTCCAGTCTTTAAAGTCGAATCTGAACATAAAATGGCTATAAGAGGCCTCCCCAGAAAGAATTGCATTGGCACTAGGAGCATTCCTTGGGGCTGAAAGGAATAATGACTCTATTTAGATAAACAGATGAGATGGGATAAGAATGATACAAAAAAGAGGATCGATCAGTTACATCATCAGGCGTAAAGAACTTACAAACTAAATGACATCCGTCTTCATCCACTGTTACCTCTGCCCGTCCATCTTTAATCAGGAAAGATAGAGCAAACAAATTTTCTACAGTCTGTGCGAAAGAACTTCTGTTTAATATCAAATTTTCAAGCTTGCAGTTCCGATTTCTTCTCAGAATATCAAACATTATCGCCATATTCTTATCTGTGTCGGTCTTCTCCTTCCTAACAGAATCATCAAGCTGCAGAAAGAAAATTGAAGTTTAAAGAATATGACAATACCCTGGGTATCTACCCAGAGTGGAGATGGATGAGGGCAGCGTATCATACATAGATAACTATAATCATCTGGAGGTCCAAAGAAATGACCAGAAAATTGACAAAACTTCGGTACTTTGGTTCACGGTTCCATTACTATCCCTCGTATACATGACATGGCACACAAGGGGGTGAAGAGAACAGAGCAATATAAGCAACAATAGCATGTTGCCGTAGAGCCCAACTACAAAAAGTACCTCTTCTGGACGAATGTCTTCCGTTGGTTTTGTACGCTTCCTATGAACCACAGTTTTACGCTGTTTCAGTTCAGTATTCATGGGCCCAACCCTGCCAAAGATTAAAGAAAAGATAATTCGATATTACGCAGATTCAAAAAATGGTGCGAAGAAGAACAATGAGGAATGGTGCTATTGATAATTACATCGTACAGCAACCAGGGGCACTTCGAAAAACATGCGAGACCATGTGTCCAATTTCTTTccactttataaaatttctaACATCATCTTGACTACTGCTTGCTACACCTTGTTGCCCAAAATCCCTAAGCAGACAACTAACAAAGTCGGAAGGAGTCATGCCTTCGTTTCTatatgctttgaccgaggacACCAATGTGTTTGTGATGTCAAACAGGGCTTCTGCATCTGCCACTTGTTCCCTGGGTTTTTGTACTGAAAGGATATATAGAAAACGTAAATATTTAAGCCAACATTAGTGGTAAAGTAAAACAAAGCAAAACTTAGTTAAATGCAAAATAAAATCCAACCAACATTTTTTCATAATTATTACAAATTTCAATAAAGAATATTTGACTGAACAAGTGCTACAGGTCAACAATTCAGGGAAGATGTCAATCTAAGCTTTGTTCTCATTGTCATTTAGTTGCAGTGGCCCAAAACTGCCAAAAGTGCAACCAAAAAATTATAATGTGCAATAATAAAACTAGAAAACAACTTTGCCCACTGTACCTAGCTGATGCAAGTTATCAACTTCATCAATCATCGATTTGAACTTATCCGCGTCAACCTTTGATATATCATCTCTTTCATCTGAATTAGAAAATAAAACCATCAATTAAAGTAATTAAACGGCTATTTTATCTTCACACATTTAATTGACATGACAATAGTAATTTAGTTTTTACTGCATACATCCAAGACAAAGATGTAAGCTTTGCAAGAGAAAAACCCCCACTCGCAACATCTTACTTTTACTAAAGAAGCTACTCACCCATATTGCATAAAGACAAACCCACTGCCCAACATGCAGATAGAGATGGATCATAAGGACACTTAACCTAAATTTTCTAAATCACAAATGAGACAACAAACTTCTTATTAGATATACTGAAGCTTGGTTTGATAAGCTGTGAGATGATAATAAAAATTGGTTACACAAAGGTAACTCATTTTCAACTGAACAAATGTGGTATGAGATTCATTTGTCAAAGTAGTCACTCCAGGTTAAAACAAAAGTTCGACCTTGACAAGAAATCAAAATCACATCATGTTGCTTGGTTCTCTATATGTTCACAATTCACAAACCAAAAAGGGTATCAAGGCCAAAAGCTGCATATCAAAATTAATACCACCCCCACCCCCAAAAACACAGAGAGAATTAATATCTTCACAAAAACACAAATGTTAAGTAGAGATAGTAACGAAAACCTTAACAAACACAATATTACGTGTGATAATCGACGAGGCATATACTGAGACTAGGAAACAAAAATAAATCCGAAGGAGCTATAATTACCACTAATCCGGTTCTTAAATACGAGGTATTTCGATCGAAGCACCCTGCGTTCGAGAGTAGTATCTTCGGGGCCACCGTTATTTCTTGTAACCCCTTCTCCATTGATGTTCTGCGCACTGTTTCGAGTTAATCGACCACCGTTGCAAATCGGTTCCTTCTTCAGAGTTCTCACCATTGATTGTAATTCATAAACTTAGGGTTATGAAATCAAAAATTAGAACACAAAAAGAATACGACGGTGAAATAAAATCGA from the Primulina eburnea isolate SZY01 chromosome 3, ASM2296580v1, whole genome shotgun sequence genome contains:
- the LOC140828369 gene encoding non-structural maintenance of chromosomes element 4 homolog A-like, which gives rise to MVRTLKKEPICNGGRLTRNSAQNINGEGVTRNNGGPEDTTLERRVLRSKYLVFKNRISDERDDISKVDADKFKSMIDEVDNLHQLVQKPREQVADAEALFDITNTLVSSVKAYRNEGMTPSDFVSCLLRDFGQQGVASSSQDDVRNFIKWKEIGHMVSHVFRSAPGCCTMVGPMNTELKQRKTVVHRKRTKPTEDIRPEELDDSVRKEKTDTDKNMAIMFDILRRNRNCKLENLILNRSSFAQTVENLFALSFLIKDGRAEVTVDEDGCHLVSPRNAPSANAILSGEASYSHFMFRFDFKDWKLMLASVGVGDELMPHRYDVNQESCTQPNSAAEEAQAAPPTTPIRKLSRNRGLVMQEQIVVEDSPESGDTAAVRAAAIRKGKRKLA